In Plasmodium falciparum 3D7 genome assembly, chromosome: 5, the following proteins share a genomic window:
- a CDS encoding cell cycle regulator protein, putative, translating to MKSFSVENISSQNLMKSSVQRSIKATILKQYPKLEDHIENIFPKKGSLFLGKCINHVTIILGNNELLFFQIRNGPWIPNLKLVHKYPFMMPQIQVDKGAIKHVLRGSNIMCPGVTSPGGKLDDVEANTVVQIRAEDKEFPCAVGITTMSSKEIIEINKDMCIENIHYLNDGLWNFKIET from the exons ATGAAAAGTTTTTCTGTTGAAAATATTTCATCTCAGAATTTGATGAAATCATCAGTTCAAAGGAGTATAAAAGCAACg aTATTAAAACAATATCCCAAGTTGGAAGATCATATTGAGAATATTTTCCCAAAAAAGggttctttatttttaggaaaatg TATTAATCACGTTACAATTATTCTTGGAAATAATGagcttttattttttcaaataagaAATGGACCATGGATACCAAATTTAAAATTAGTACAcaaat ATCCTTTTATGATGCCACAAATACAAGTTGATAAAGGGGCTATAAAACACGTGCTGAGAGGTTCTAACATTATGTGCCCTGGAGTAACTTCTCCTGGAGGGAAACTTGATGATGTTGAAGCAAACACAGTTGTT cAAATAAGAGCCGAAGATAAAGAATTTCCTTGTGCTGTAGGAATTACCACCATGTCATCAAAAGAAAT tattgaaataaataaagacaTGTGTATTGAGAACatacattatttaaatgatgGATTGTGGAATTTTAAAATAGAAACCTAA
- a CDS encoding heptatricopeptide repeat-containing protein, putative, producing MILSFPFNIIRYKINHAILKNEKILVKYFQTEKKRFGELHQPRTRHEKKYHLDILDEVYFDMTEAIEEKNKLEREEYNNIDKNISDIILNYNISKKNEIIKSLMRYSIEIKKKNKNNNNNNNKSKNKNETINMIKKDSNINNNHVYQNQTICFNNNKDNNEDNIFPLIKSNIKDYSHHFNTCEIGIILKCFLKINIHDIEIINTLLHQYFKRNMKFSIYGSLYVLNFFSKCPSLLLPYNMNNLKLLCSDILKKIHLFEFKNICIICNYASSLYLPTNKMFIHNFIENICNYLLNEKKEHFSSSADSIHYICNACARVHFFNKEIFNFLKIEIEKNISSFSLDQLVSLCNAYSKFKNAEQSNYLSLFLLLADHIINKSYQITTRHLSVLANSFNNACILHEKLFYIITEEGLNHINSFQPQQLVMLIHAYVNIGLINNKLLCHIWEKAYQFINEYTLQELSMLIQAYTKSSQHMDSFFNKLCHTIYIFIITKYPFLQEKRINNNYEENAKGDIENDYMENNCVDNKYIDNKYIHNNCVDNKYIHNNCVDNKYIHNNCVDNKYIHNNCVDNKYIHNNCVDNKYIHNNCVDNKYIHNNCVDNKYIHNNCVDNKYIHNNCVDNIYNAHHYQYNKYMNYLHILKQHKQCDLSYNTLDDKNSKQAELIFYVIYNKRNHNDFLDKSKNNFIEKKIKDHIHLNHDEKNEDTTGNKKNNNTNDSLECSSKYEHNDIINKNTNILVQNNTMPISNNSYDKNYFITNHNSCHDIDRLETWLKKYFSQHMNPTLLCSIIYSLIKGNCLLQYDLLIVLTKLSIIFLEEFKYSELANICVALSEAYIRASEENNKQNDLISIYQKEDYTHIYNEKLYNGHQIFSNKNIRTYDKKLYYSSKEYLFICKLFFDKVEIYLNKQTQLFTDIHTIYKFITSFGSLKMNKYANISLHLFNLSIFEIKKLSYLPLQKMANSFMQMNVYNEDVYAYINKLQKMKKIKK from the exons ATGATTTTATCGTTTCCGTTTAATATCAtaagatataaaataaatcatgccattttaaaaaatgaaaagatattagtaaaatattttcaaacGGAAAAGAAAAGATTTGGAGAATTACACCAACCTAGGACGAGACATGAAAAGAAATATCATCTTGATATTCTTGACGAAGTATATTTTGATATGACAGAAGCcatagaagaaaaaaataaattagaaagagaagaatataataacattgataaaaatatttcagatatcattttaaattataatattagtaaaaaaaatgaaattattaaaagttTAATGAGATATAGtattgaaataaaaaaaaaaaataaaaataacaataataataataacaaaagcAAAAACAAAAACGAAACAatcaatatgataaaaaaggatagcaatataaataataatcatgtGTATCAAAACCAAACCatttgttttaataataacaaagatAATAACgaggataatatatttccatTAATTAAAAGCAATATTAAAGATTATAGTCATCACTTCAATACATGCGAAATAGGTATCATTTTGAAATGCtttcttaaaataaatattcatgatatagaaattattaatacattattacatcaatattttaaaagaaatatgaaattttctatatatggttctttatatgttttaaattttttttcaaaatgtCCATCTCTATTATTaccatataatatgaataatttaaaacTATTATGTtcagatatattaaaaaaaatacacctttttgaatttaaaaacatttgtataatatgtaattatGCCTCTTCCTTATATTTACCAACCAATAAAATGtttattcataattttattgaaaatatttgtaattatttattaaatgaaaaaaaagaacatttCTCTTCTTCTGCAGATtctatacattatatatgtaatgcaTGTGCAAgagttcatttttttaataaagaaatattcaatttcttaaaaatagaaatagaaaaaaatatttcctCCTTTTCATTAGATCAATTAGTATCCTTATGTAATGCATATagtaaatttaaaaatgcaGAACAATCTaattatttatcattattcttattattagcAGATCATATTATAAACAAATCGTATCAAATAACAACTAGACATTTGAGTGTCCTTgctaattcttttaataatgcTTGTATACTacatgaaaaattattttatattatcacagAAGAAGGTCTTAATCACATCAATTCTTTTCAACCTCAACAATTGGTTATGCTTATACATGCATATGTTAATATCggattaataaataataaattactaTGTCATATTTGGGAAAAAGCATATCAATTTATCAATGAATATACTCTTCAAGAATTGTCTATGCTTATACAAGCATACACAAAAAGTTCTCAACATATGGactcattttttaataaactttgtcatacaatatatatttttataataacgaAATATCCATTCCTACAAGAAAAAAGGATTAACAATAATTATGAGGAGAACGCTAAAGGGGATATAGAAAATGATTATATGGAAAATAACTGTgtagataataaatatatagataataaatatatacataataattgtgtagataataaatatatacataataattgtgtagataataaatatatacataataattgtgtagataataaatatatacataataattgtgtagataataaatatatacataataattgtgtagataataaatatatacataataattgtgtagataataaatatatacataataattgtgtagataataaatatatacataataattgtgtagataataaatatatacataataattgtGTAGATAATATCTATAATGCCCATCACTACcaatacaataaatatatgaactaCCTACACATTTTAAAACAACATAAACAATGCGATCTTTCATATAACACATTAGACGATAAAAATTCAAAACAAGCAgaacttattttttatgtaatatacaATAAAAGGAATCACAACGATTTTTTAGATAAATCTAAGAATAATttcattgaaaaaaaaataaaagatcatattcatttgaatcatgatgaaaaaaatgaagacacgacgggaaataaaaaaaacaataatactAACGATTCTTTAGAATGTTCATcaaaatatgaacataatgacattataaataagaatacTAATATATTAGTACAAAATAATACTATGCCTATTAGTAATAATTCCTATGataagaattattttattacaaatCACAATTCATGTCACGATATAGATAGACTAGAAACATGGctcaaaaaatatttcagcCAACATATGAATCCTACATTATTATGctcaataatatattctcTTATTAAAGGTAATTGTTTATTACaatatgatttattaataGTATTAACCAAATTGTCCATAATCTTTTTAGAggaatttaaatattctgAGTTAGCAAATATTTGTGTAGCACTATCCGAAGCATATATACGTGCTTCAGAAGAAAacaataaacaaaatgatttaattagtatatatcaaaaagaagattatacacatatatataatgaaaaattatataatggtcatcaaatattttcaaataaaaatattcgcacatatgataaaaaattatattattcatcaaaagaatatttattcatatgtaaattattttttgataaagtcgaaatttatttaaataaacaaacacAATTATTTACTGACATACATActatttataaattcataACTTCTTTCGGTTCcttaaaaatgaacaaatatgCCAACATATCGTTACATTTGTTTAATCTATCCatttttgaaataaaaaagttatCCTATCTTCCTCTTCAAAAAATG gcTAACTCATTCATGCAAATGAATGTCTACAATGAAGATGTCTATGCatatattaacaaattacaaaaaatgaagaaaataaaaaaataa
- a CDS encoding RING zinc finger protein, putative yields the protein MVEEENGLRSYFRRLYINTSDYVKNYMTASDQEMQNNADPIMDIIATAPSDSLYFIERINLISAIISLSTSFPYLTYLLIYWKDCSCNDILRWWIVINSILQLIQAPVRFFLYFLLRKYKSENERMHIHALRRLTSSKGWKLSKRFSLLNYLWFITGTVVMVVTRKHTKNFYLWFISWTIILSCIFRVFFTIIWFCFFFPYHQNIPKKKKGVPKTFFSEITTFKYTLTRKLKNESCSICLSDFVEKDEIMELNCLHNFHTKCAKKWLSQKRHCPLCQRDVMKPI from the exons atggtaGAAGAGGAAAATGGACTACGTAGTTATTTTAgaagattatatataaacacatcTGAC TatgtaaaaaattacatGACCGCTTCAGATCAAGAGATGCAAAACAATGCCGATCCCATTATGGATATAATAGCCACGGCACCAAGtgattctttatattttattgaaaGGATAAATCTTATTTCAGCTATAATAAGTTTAAGTACATCCTTTCCGTATTTAACCTACTTACTTATATATTGGAAAGATTGCTCATGTAATGATATTCTGAGATGGTGGATTGTCATAAATAGTATCTTACAATTAATACAAGCACCTGTTcgatttttcttatatttcttgttaagaaaatataaaagcgAAAATGAACGAATGCATATACACGC GTTGAGAAGACTTACCAGCTCTAAAGGTTGGAAACTTAGCAAACGTTTTAGTCTCCTAAATTATTTGTGGTTTATAACAGGGACTGTAGTTATGGTTGTAACGAGAAAACATACGAAGAATTTTTACTTATGGTTTATATCATGGactattatattatcatgtaTATTTCGTGTATTCTTTACAATTATATGGTTCtgttttttctttccttatcatcaaaatatacccaaaaaaaaaaaaggagtaCCCAAAACTTTTTTCTCAGAAATTACaacatttaaatatactttaacaagaaaattaaaaaatgaatcttGTTCCATATGTTTATCAGACTTTGTAGAAAAAGATGAAATCATGGAATTAAATTGTTTACATAATTTTCATACGAAATGTGCTAAAAAATGGTTATCTCAAAAAAGACATTGCCCGTTATGTCAAAGGGACGTTATGAAACccatataa